The Styela clava chromosome 10, kaStyClav1.hap1.2, whole genome shotgun sequence genome window below encodes:
- the LOC120340104 gene encoding uncharacterized protein LOC120340104, with product MADQDQPQEGANVVNIQDAQINELHAANVNRLHAQADIVQVGDIQQAHAEFIHAENVQNLHVHYDNDALHPPAAPQLQVQADEASPRTMQEEMPSTSDETTRAQRMKGSTDAKLASDDFPCPVYEVAPIPSIPGEIQNLRSKQDGNSILFEWDPLDIPPDKYKIQWRVGDENIIEEYTKNPKFEKRYLKPAEFYSLRLMAINSSGRGEMTDWETFITNPLPPRNFRVRPNEKNKTTSLIVTFDDDFHLLKKYRVEASCRSPLINDDRSEITDKHFHIFNDLKPGQIYDTKVQTIFCDEKMSQFIP from the exons atggcTGATCAAGACCAACCACAAGAGGGAGCTAACGTTGTGAACATTCAAG atgcacaAATCAATGAACTGCATGCAGCCAATGTGAATCGGCTTCATGCCCAGGCAGACATAGTCCAAGTGGGTGACATTCAGCAAGCTCATGCAGAGTTCATTCATGCAGAAAATGTTCAGAACCTCCATGTGCACTATGACAATGATG CTCTGCACCCTCCAGCTGCACCACAACTTCAAGTACAAGCTGATGAAGCTTCTCCCAGGACTATGCAAGAAGAAATGCCGTCGACTTCAG ATGAAACTACAAGAGCTCAAAGAATGAAGGGATCCACTGATGCCAAACTTGCCTCAGATGATTTTCCTTGTCCGGTCTATGAAGTGGCGCCTATACCATCAA TTCCTGGTGAGATTCAAAATCTTAGATCGAAGCAAGACggcaattcaattttatttgaatggGATCCACTCGATATTCCACCTgacaaatacaaaatacaatGGAGAGTGGGAGATGAAAACATAATAGAAGAATATACTAAAAATCCAAAATTCGAGAAACGTTATCTGAAACCGGCTGAATTTTACAGTTTACGTCTCATGGCAATAAATAGTTCTGGGCGTGGAGAAATGACTGATTGGGAAACATTTATAACAA ATCCTTTGCCACCACGTAACTTTCGGGTTCGACCAAATGAAAAGAACAAAACAACAAGTCTTATTGTAACATTTGATGATGATTTCCACCTATTAAAAAAGTACAGAGTAGAAGCATCATGCAGAAGTCCATTGATCAATGATGACAGATCAGAAATAACTgataaacattttcatatttttaatgatCTCAAACCAGGACAAATCTATGATACTAAAGTCCAAACTATTTTTTGTGATGAAAAAATGAGCCAGTTCATACCATAA